From the genome of Segatella hominis, one region includes:
- a CDS encoding RNA polymerase sigma factor, whose translation MRTEEFNHIILPMRSNLKAYALRLTESDDNAEDLVQEVMLRLWDMHQNIKAEDNLKALAITIMRNKFYDQCRHEERNFTTDKVMDVPIEDRRAEQRDEVNLIKQIVAQLPPLQQQIFRLKEIEGYTADEIMQITGCTADNLRKNLSRARLKIRETYMNIVKQNRTK comes from the coding sequence ATGAGAACAGAAGAATTCAACCATATCATCCTACCGATGCGCAGCAACTTGAAAGCGTATGCACTAAGGTTGACTGAGAGTGACGACAATGCCGAAGACCTCGTGCAGGAAGTCATGCTCAGGCTGTGGGACATGCACCAGAACATCAAGGCAGAAGATAACCTCAAGGCGCTCGCCATTACCATCATGCGCAACAAGTTTTATGACCAGTGCCGACATGAGGAGCGGAACTTCACCACAGACAAGGTGATGGATGTACCCATAGAAGACCGGCGGGCAGAGCAACGGGACGAGGTAAACCTCATCAAGCAGATAGTGGCACAGCTCCCGCCCTTACAGCAGCAGATATTCCGCCTAAAGGAGATAGAAGGCTATACTGCCGATGAAATCATGCAGATAACGGGATGTACTGCCGATAATCTCCGAAAGAATCTCTCCAGAGCCCGACTCAAAATCAGAGAGACCTATATGAATATCGTGAAACAGAACAGAACAAAATAA
- a CDS encoding DUF6108 family protein: MKRCNLIKRFFIGLLLIVVASISANAQEGLYVKSIFQRFGHAKGCKMVTMQNTQLKGYKLRIYKSLVYKYHATEIAHYLKSDRKAAKKIREVVENGKMVSGYYMMAPLSNGDNRFILFSNPSKSKGTVIYIEGNLSPEDIMKLCYSRR, encoded by the coding sequence ATGAAACGATGCAACTTGATAAAACGCTTCTTCATCGGACTGCTTCTTATCGTGGTAGCCTCGATTTCGGCTAATGCCCAGGAGGGGCTGTACGTAAAAAGTATATTCCAACGCTTCGGACACGCCAAGGGATGCAAGATGGTTACGATGCAGAATACGCAACTCAAAGGTTACAAGCTCAGGATATACAAGAGCCTGGTATATAAGTACCATGCCACGGAAATAGCCCACTATCTGAAGTCCGACCGCAAGGCTGCGAAAAAAATCAGAGAGGTGGTGGAGAATGGCAAGATGGTGAGCGGCTATTACATGATGGCACCCTTGAGTAATGGCGACAACCGCTTCATCCTCTTCAGTAACCCGAGTAAAAGCAAGGGAACCGTGATTTATATAGAAGGCAACCTGTCGCCCGAAGATATCATGAAACTCTGCTATTCCAGAAGATAG